Proteins encoded by one window of Molothrus ater isolate BHLD 08-10-18 breed brown headed cowbird chromosome 12, BPBGC_Mater_1.1, whole genome shotgun sequence:
- the CLEC3A gene encoding C-type lectin domain family 3 member A, protein MAQTGLMIFLLISLLLLDQTISQASKFKARKHSKRRVKEKDDLKTQIDKLWREVNALKEIQALQSVCLRGTKAHKKCYLMPEGTKHFHEANEDCIAKGGTLAIPRNNEETNILRDYGRKSAPGAAEFWLGVTDMAHEGRFVDVNGMALLYSNWDRAQPNGGKRENCVFLSQAAQGKWVDEVCRTAKRYVCEFLIP, encoded by the exons ATGGCACAAACTGGACTTATGATTTTTCTACTCATAAGCTTACTACTGCTGGATCAGACCATCAGCCAGGCTTCCAAATTCAAAGCCAGGAAGCACAGCAAACGTAGAGTGAAAG AAAAAGATGACCTGAAGACCCAGATTGACAAATTGTGGCGAGAAGTAAATGCTCTGAAGGAAATACAAGCACTCCAGTCAG TGTGCCTTCGTGGGACCAAAGCCCACAAGAAGTGCTACCTCATGCCAGAAGGAACCAAGCACTTCCACGAGGCCAATGAGGACTGCATAGCCAAGGGGGGGACGTTGGCTATCCCCAGGAATAATGAGGAAACCAACATCCTTCGCGATTACGGCAGGAAAAGCGCGCCCGGCGCGGCCGAGTTCTGGCTGGGTGTCACCGACATGGCCCACGAGGGGAGGTTTGTGGATGTCAATGGAATGGCTCTGCTCTACTCCAACTGGGACCGTGCCCAGCCCAACGGGGGCAAGAGGGAAAACTGTGTCTTCCTGTctcaggcagcccagggcaagTGGGTGGATGAGGTGTGCCGCACTGCCAAGAGATACGTTTGTGAATTCCTGATCCCATAA